The following proteins are co-located in the Deinococcus metallilatus genome:
- a CDS encoding GNAT family N-acetyltransferase, translating into MSDLRPVSPAQAALALPALRALRPDTPATASAATLAAHLHSVEAEGYRLVGAFEPGRTEAAAVASYRTFTMLAFGRALYVDDLSTLPDARGRGHARALLHWLEAEARRLGCRGLHLDSGVGERRWAAHRLYLTHGLNITCHHFEKELS; encoded by the coding sequence ATGAGCGACTTGCGCCCGGTTTCCCCCGCCCAGGCGGCGCTGGCCCTGCCTGCCCTGCGTGCATTGCGCCCGGACACTCCCGCCACGGCCAGCGCCGCCACCCTCGCCGCCCACCTCCATTCGGTGGAGGCCGAGGGTTACCGGCTGGTCGGCGCGTTCGAGCCGGGCCGGACGGAAGCAGCGGCGGTGGCGAGCTACCGCACCTTCACCATGCTGGCTTTCGGCCGGGCGCTGTACGTGGATGACCTCTCCACCCTGCCGGATGCGCGGGGCCGGGGCCACGCGCGGGCGCTGCTGCACTGGCTGGAGGCCGAGGCGCGGCGGCTGGGGTGCCGGGGCCTGCACCTCGACTCCGGGGTGGGCGAGCGGCGCTGGGCCGCGCACCGCCTGTACCTCACGCACGGCCTGAACATCACCTGCCACCACTTCGAGAAGGAGCTGTCATGA
- the sat gene encoding sulfate adenylyltransferase, which translates to MTTLPSSSPILLPTPLGGTLVNRVQRPGHDFDPAELQGLPRLELSDRSSADLEMLATGAYSPLTGFLGEADYLSVIEHLRLADGTPWSIPITLPVNREEAGQYTGRVVLTRGGEPVGTLDVQERYDARKSLEAREVYRTEDAAHPGVAALYAQGDVNLAGPVTLFEVPRGTFPRHHRTPAEVREVIEARGWRTTVAFQTRNPIHRAHEYLHKVTLELVDGLLLHPLVGQTKGDDVPAATRVKAYEVLLDRYYPQARTLLSVYPAAMRYAGPREAILHALSRRNYGVTHFIVGRDHAGVGNYYGTYDAQEIFGNFTEEELGLKILKFEHTFYCQTCGQLVSPRTCPHGSEHHLVLSGTKVREKLRAGERLPTEFTRPEVAEVLREAYAAQG; encoded by the coding sequence ATGACGACTCTCCCCTCCTCCTCCCCCATCCTCCTGCCCACGCCCCTGGGAGGCACCCTCGTGAACCGTGTGCAGCGCCCCGGACACGACTTCGACCCGGCTGAACTGCAAGGGCTGCCGCGGCTGGAACTCTCGGACCGCTCCTCCGCCGACCTGGAAATGCTGGCGACGGGTGCGTACTCGCCGCTGACCGGCTTTCTGGGCGAGGCCGACTACCTGAGCGTGATCGAGCACCTGCGGCTGGCGGATGGCACGCCCTGGAGCATTCCGATCACGCTGCCCGTGAACCGGGAAGAGGCCGGACAGTACACGGGCCGAGTGGTGCTGACGCGCGGCGGCGAACCCGTGGGCACGCTGGACGTGCAGGAACGTTACGACGCACGCAAGAGCCTGGAGGCGCGCGAGGTGTACCGCACCGAGGATGCCGCGCACCCCGGCGTGGCCGCCCTCTACGCCCAGGGGGACGTGAACCTGGCCGGGCCGGTGACGCTGTTCGAGGTGCCGCGCGGCACCTTCCCCCGCCACCACCGCACCCCCGCCGAGGTCCGTGAAGTGATCGAGGCGCGCGGCTGGCGCACCACCGTCGCCTTCCAGACGCGCAATCCGATTCACCGGGCGCACGAGTACCTGCACAAGGTCACGCTGGAACTGGTGGACGGCCTGCTGCTGCACCCGCTGGTGGGGCAGACCAAGGGCGACGACGTGCCCGCCGCGACGCGCGTGAAGGCGTATGAGGTGCTGCTGGACCGCTACTACCCGCAGGCCCGCACGCTGCTGAGCGTGTACCCGGCGGCCATGCGCTACGCCGGGCCGCGCGAGGCGATCCTGCACGCCCTGTCGCGGCGCAACTACGGCGTGACGCACTTCATCGTGGGGCGCGACCACGCGGGCGTGGGCAACTACTACGGCACCTACGACGCGCAGGAAATCTTCGGGAACTTCACCGAGGAAGAACTGGGCCTCAAGATTCTGAAGTTCGAACACACCTTCTACTGCCAGACCTGCGGCCAGCTCGTCAGCCCGCGCACCTGCCCGCACGGCAGCGAGCATCACCTGGTGCTGAGCGGCACGAAAGTCCGCGAGAAGCTGCGCGCCGGGGAGCGCCTGCCCACCGAATTCACCCGCCCCGAGGTGGCCGAAGTGCTCCGCGAAGCGTACGCCGCGCAGGGTTAA
- a CDS encoding DMT family transporter, with amino-acid sequence MTRQDLLQMLLLSALWGVSFLLIRLAGEAFPPLWVALLRSVFGVLVLGLALRLGGHALPPLRLWKPLLLVALLNNVVPWTFFAWGEQTVSSNIAAVLNATTPLFSLLIGLGLRDAHLGTRLLLGVLLGFGGVGLTVLGGVHGGHATLFGVLVIAAASLSYAAATAIAKRTLGGLNPIGLATSQLGLSALMLFPLALLGAPPAQVSLTAWAAVLVLGVFGSGLAYLLYYGLLARISATQVVAVTYVLPVWGLFWAAVAGERPSVVSGVGVVVVLAGLLLMNAPSRRPQPTPA; translated from the coding sequence ATGACCCGCCAGGACTTGCTCCAGATGTTGCTGCTGTCCGCCCTGTGGGGCGTGTCGTTCCTGCTGATCCGGCTGGCGGGCGAGGCGTTCCCGCCGCTGTGGGTGGCGCTGCTGCGTTCGGTGTTCGGGGTGCTGGTGCTGGGGCTGGCCCTGAGGCTGGGCGGGCACGCCCTGCCGCCGCTGCGGCTGTGGAAACCGCTGCTGCTGGTGGCGCTGCTGAACAACGTCGTGCCCTGGACCTTCTTCGCCTGGGGCGAGCAGACGGTGTCCAGCAATATCGCCGCCGTCCTGAACGCCACCACGCCGCTGTTCAGCCTGCTGATCGGCCTGGGCCTGCGCGACGCCCACCTGGGCACGCGGCTGCTGCTGGGGGTGCTGCTGGGCTTTGGCGGCGTGGGCCTGACGGTGCTGGGCGGCGTCCACGGGGGCCACGCGACCCTGTTCGGCGTGCTGGTGATCGCGGCGGCCAGCCTGAGCTACGCCGCCGCGACCGCCATCGCCAAGCGTACCCTGGGAGGCCTGAACCCCATCGGGCTGGCGACCTCGCAGCTCGGGCTGTCTGCCCTGATGCTGTTCCCGCTGGCCCTGCTGGGCGCGCCTCCCGCTCAGGTCAGCCTGACGGCCTGGGCCGCCGTGCTGGTGCTGGGGGTATTCGGCAGCGGTCTGGCCTACCTGCTGTATTACGGGCTGCTCGCGCGCATCTCGGCCACGCAGGTGGTGGCCGTGACCTACGTCCTGCCGGTCTGGGGCCTCTTCTGGGCGGCGGTGGCCGGGGAAAGGCCGAGTGTGGTGTCGGGCGTCGGTGTGGTCGTGGTGCTGGCCGGGCTGCTGCTGATGAATGCCCCCTCGCGCCGCCCCCAGCCCACGCCTGCCTGA
- a CDS encoding AAA family ATPase: MGKVLITGMSGTGKTTVLEQLRLRGYETVDTDVDGWCVWGTLPGDTDAGWLWHEDRMRELLARPRRVPLFVGGCVANQGKFYSQFDHIVLLSAPWKVMCERLGRRTGNPYGKSDAEQTEILRHLREVEPLLRAGADLELDSSIYTAGELADILDHLGTSGGET; the protein is encoded by the coding sequence GTGGGCAAAGTCCTCATCACGGGCATGTCGGGGACGGGCAAGACCACCGTCCTTGAGCAGTTGCGCCTGCGCGGTTACGAGACGGTGGACACCGATGTGGACGGCTGGTGCGTGTGGGGCACACTTCCCGGTGACACGGATGCGGGCTGGCTCTGGCACGAGGACCGGATGCGCGAATTGCTCGCCCGTCCGCGCCGGGTGCCCCTGTTCGTCGGCGGATGCGTCGCCAACCAGGGGAAGTTTTACTCGCAGTTCGACCACATCGTCTTGCTGAGCGCCCCCTGGAAGGTTATGTGCGAGCGGTTGGGGCGGCGCACGGGCAACCCCTACGGCAAATCGGACGCCGAACAGACCGAGATTCTGCGCCACCTGCGTGAGGTCGAACCCCTGCTCCGGGCGGGGGCGGACCTGGAACTCGATTCTTCCATCTACACCGCGGGCGAACTGGCCGACATTCTTGACCATCTGGGAACAAGCGGCGGAGAAACCTGA
- a CDS encoding PLP-dependent aminotransferase family protein, with protein sequence MLDLTTEPEQAQITGPLGTLPIPLTLDRSAPTPLHAQLAGQVRAAALAGTLPAGTVLPGSRSLAAALGVTRGVVTAAFETLLLDGTLEARPGSGTRVAPGVAEGNTRDGTGDLPHWLPLPTPAPLDGPITAPGLHFRAGVAGTRVLDLRAWRAAWAAAARNVPDGDYGDPAGEPELRAALAAFVGRARGLRAEAGRVVVTAGSLSALGLIARLLPPGSRVLAENPGYRAARQVLQDAGLEVLPVPVDADGLVTENLPPARLVVVTPSHQYPLGVRMSLPRRLALLRWARAHDALIVEDDYDGEFRYGAPPLPPLAGLEGAQDRVLYLGTLSKLLTPAVRSGFLVAPPALVPALVRARALADGGHDRVTQAALTHFLKGGHLDRHVRRAGRWHAQQQAVLARALAPLAPDAVLGGIEAGLHACLHLPSRLPAGEVTATLAGRGVHVSTLTPYTFEGAAPNALLLGYGGLTVAQIERGAREIVRVVRAGL encoded by the coding sequence ATGCTGGACCTCACGACAGAGCCGGAACAGGCACAAATCACCGGTCCACTTGGCACCCTTCCCATTCCCCTCACGCTGGACCGCTCGGCACCCACGCCGCTGCACGCGCAACTGGCCGGGCAGGTGCGGGCGGCGGCGCTGGCGGGGACACTCCCGGCGGGCACGGTCCTACCCGGTTCGCGCTCGCTGGCGGCGGCGCTGGGGGTGACGCGCGGCGTGGTGACGGCGGCGTTCGAGACGCTGCTGCTCGACGGGACGCTGGAGGCGCGGCCGGGCAGTGGAACGCGGGTGGCACCGGGTGTGGCGGAAGGCAACACGCGGGACGGGACCGGCGACCTGCCCCACTGGCTCCCGCTGCCCACGCCTGCCCCGCTGGACGGCCCGATAACCGCGCCGGGCCTTCATTTCCGGGCGGGGGTGGCCGGGACGCGGGTGCTGGACCTGCGGGCCTGGCGGGCGGCCTGGGCGGCAGCCGCGCGGAACGTGCCGGACGGCGATTACGGCGACCCGGCGGGCGAACCGGAATTGCGGGCGGCCCTCGCGGCCTTCGTGGGTCGGGCGCGGGGCCTGCGGGCGGAGGCTGGGCGGGTGGTCGTCACGGCGGGCAGCCTCAGCGCCCTGGGGCTGATCGCGAGGCTGCTGCCGCCCGGCAGCCGGGTATTGGCCGAGAATCCGGGTTACCGCGCCGCCCGGCAGGTGCTGCAAGACGCCGGGCTGGAGGTTCTGCCGGTGCCGGTGGACGCGGACGGGCTGGTGACGGAGAACCTGCCCCCCGCCCGGCTGGTGGTCGTCACGCCCAGCCACCAGTACCCGCTGGGCGTCCGGATGTCGCTGCCCCGGCGGCTCGCGCTGCTGCGCTGGGCGAGGGCGCACGACGCGCTGATCGTGGAGGACGACTACGACGGGGAATTCCGCTATGGCGCGCCGCCCCTGCCCCCGCTGGCAGGGCTGGAGGGAGCGCAAGACCGCGTGCTGTACCTGGGCACCCTCAGCAAGCTGCTCACGCCCGCCGTGCGCTCGGGCTTTCTGGTGGCCCCGCCCGCCCTGGTGCCTGCCCTGGTGCGCGCCCGCGCACTGGCGGACGGCGGACACGACCGCGTCACGCAGGCGGCCCTGACCCACTTCCTGAAAGGCGGCCACCTCGACCGGCACGTGCGGCGCGCGGGGCGCTGGCACGCGCAGCAGCAGGCCGTCCTGGCCCGCGCCCTCGCCCCCCTCGCCCCGGACGCCGTGCTGGGCGGCATTGAGGCCGGACTGCACGCCTGCTTGCACCTGCCCTCCCGCCTGCCTGCCGGGGAAGTCACGGCCACCCTGGCGGGGCGGGGTGTCCACGTCTCCACGCTCACCCCCTACACCTTTGAGGGGGCGGCCCCCAACGCGCTGCTGCTCGGCTACGGCGGCCTGACGGTGGCCCAGATCGAGCGGGGCGCGCGGGAGATCGTGCGGGTGGTGCGGGCGGGGCTGTGA
- a CDS encoding ABC transporter ATP-binding protein: MTATMTRPATTASAAPQGIRLTLDGVTYRYGRGHAGVGPLDLGVNAGEFLCIVGPSGSGKSTLLSLLAGFLRPQAGQIRLGDTPVRGPDPRLTLVQQEAALFPWRTVAGNVAFGLERQRLPRAERDARVEDTLRLVGLSGYGPRRVHELSGGQRQRISLARALAVRPRLLLLDEPFSALDDRTRTALSDELLGIWWSQKVTVVFVTHNLDEALALGQRVVALRGGQIVLDGAARELNVGRLRETLEG, translated from the coding sequence ATGACCGCCACGATGACCCGCCCCGCCACCACCGCCAGTGCTGCCCCCCAGGGCATCCGCCTGACGCTGGACGGCGTGACCTACCGCTACGGACGCGGCCACGCGGGGGTCGGCCCCCTCGACCTCGGGGTGAACGCGGGCGAGTTCCTGTGCATCGTCGGCCCCTCGGGGAGCGGCAAAAGCACGCTGCTCTCGCTGCTGGCGGGCTTCCTGCGCCCCCAGGCGGGCCAGATTCGCCTGGGCGACACGCCCGTGCGCGGCCCCGACCCGCGCCTGACGCTGGTGCAGCAGGAAGCGGCCCTCTTTCCCTGGCGCACCGTCGCCGGAAACGTCGCCTTCGGCCTGGAACGTCAGCGCCTCCCCCGCGCCGAGCGGGACGCCCGCGTGGAGGACACGCTGAGGCTGGTCGGCCTGAGTGGCTACGGTCCCCGCCGCGTCCACGAGCTGTCGGGCGGCCAGCGCCAGCGCATCAGCCTGGCCCGCGCGCTGGCGGTGCGGCCCCGCCTCCTCCTCCTCGACGAGCCGTTCAGCGCCCTGGATGACCGCACCCGCACGGCCCTCTCCGACGAGCTGCTGGGCATCTGGTGGTCCCAGAAGGTGACAGTGGTCTTCGTCACGCACAATCTGGACGAGGCCCTGGCGCTGGGGCAGCGCGTGGTGGCCCTGCGCGGCGGCCAGATCGTGCTGGACGGGGCGGCGCGCGAGCTGAACGTGGGGCGGCTGCGGGAGACGCTGGAGGGGTAG
- a CDS encoding cupin domain-containing protein — MTSGVSLKEARAYAPVPGFAEVFGRGSLRVELYRPRGHDPQTPHTQDELYVVVNGSGIYLCADERRAFGPGDVLFAPAGAEHRFEAFSDDLELWVVFYGPEGGERPARRTVLGQEVPE; from the coding sequence ATGACCTCCGGTGTTTCGTTGAAAGAGGCCCGTGCTTACGCCCCCGTCCCCGGCTTCGCGGAAGTGTTCGGGCGCGGCTCGCTGCGCGTGGAACTGTACCGCCCGCGCGGACACGATCCGCAGACGCCCCACACGCAGGACGAGCTGTACGTGGTCGTGAATGGGTCAGGCATCTACCTCTGTGCGGATGAACGGCGGGCGTTTGGCCCCGGCGACGTGCTGTTCGCCCCGGCTGGCGCCGAACACCGTTTCGAGGCGTTCAGCGACGATCTGGAACTCTGGGTGGTCTTTTACGGCCCTGAAGGCGGCGAGCGGCCCGCCCGGCGGACAGTGCTGGGACAGGAGGTGCCCGAATGA
- a CDS encoding ABC transporter permease, translating into MTITSPLDTAPTTRRPSRWRRLLWQLGGLALLLALWWLITDGLHLYPPYVFPSPKAVWTEISYGLWGSGPQDGKLLAAIGNSLRRVLIGYASAVLLGGVVGLLMGGWRPLRDTVGAYLTGVQSVPSIAFVPFAILFFGLNERAVLFVVILEGFIPVALAVSGALMNVPPALRIAGRTLGAHGLSLTTGVLLPASVPSILTGLRTAWSFAWRALVGGELLVSASASLGAQLEVGRNTANMALVIATILIIGIIGGLFDALLRAVEGRVRRDYGLEVAQ; encoded by the coding sequence ATGACCATTACCTCTCCCCTGGACACCGCCCCGACCACCCGCCGCCCCTCGCGCTGGCGACGGCTGCTGTGGCAACTCGGCGGCCTCGCGCTGCTGCTGGCCCTCTGGTGGCTGATCACCGACGGCCTGCACCTCTACCCGCCCTACGTCTTCCCCAGCCCCAAGGCGGTCTGGACGGAAATCAGCTACGGGCTGTGGGGCAGCGGGCCGCAGGACGGCAAGCTGCTGGCCGCGATTGGCAACAGCCTGCGCCGGGTGCTGATCGGGTACGCCAGCGCCGTGCTGCTGGGCGGCGTGGTCGGCCTGCTGATGGGCGGGTGGCGGCCCCTGCGTGACACGGTGGGTGCGTACCTGACCGGGGTTCAGAGCGTGCCCTCCATCGCCTTCGTGCCCTTCGCCATCCTGTTTTTCGGGCTGAACGAGCGGGCAGTGCTGTTCGTGGTGATTCTGGAAGGCTTCATCCCGGTGGCGCTGGCGGTATCGGGGGCGCTGATGAACGTGCCCCCGGCGCTGCGGATCGCGGGGCGGACGCTGGGGGCGCATGGCCTCAGCCTCACCACGGGGGTGCTGCTGCCCGCCTCGGTGCCCAGCATCCTGACCGGCCTGCGGACCGCCTGGAGCTTTGCGTGGCGCGCGCTCGTCGGCGGCGAGTTGCTGGTCAGCGCGAGCGCCAGCCTGGGCGCACAACTGGAGGTGGGGCGCAACACCGCGAACATGGCGCTGGTGATCGCCACCATCCTGATCATCGGCATCATAGGTGGCCTGTTCGACGCGCTGCTGCGGGCGGTGGAAGGCCGCGTCCGCCGCGACTACGGCCTGGAGGTGGCACAATGA
- a CDS encoding MATE family efflux transporter: protein MSAVPVPRSESIQARSPTREIASIAVPVSLEMVLQLVLTFVNQVVVGTLGAVAVAAVGLSGSVSFLFFVTLGALGSGTSILVARRAGAGDRAGVNGTLTVALLVSVLLAAVATVPIILGAGSLLRLAGGAPDVTRAALPYLQVSMLSLVPGVVGWILSGALRSLGHARTPMVATMITVAVESLAALGLVFGVGPLPELGVVGAAWALVIAQTLKALLLAALVYGPRHLAAFALPAPGTRRAVALPLLTLSAPIGFTEFVWSLGGFIYAAVFARVGTQALAASQIVGTLEGIFIVGSFGLMSSATVLVGRALGAGDGSGAQAWLGRVSRAGLLTGLGFGLLFALSALLLPLLFPAVGADVRAIAVGGILINAAAQVVKVRNMILGGGALPSVGDGKGVITGDVVGAFVVGLPLAIFLGLYTPLGVWGVFLARIADELAKVSIFEWRRRRVNWEALAAAQRGQEVAAH from the coding sequence ATGTCTGCTGTCCCTGTCCCCCGGTCTGAATCGATTCAAGCCCGCTCGCCCACGCGCGAGATCGCGTCCATCGCCGTGCCCGTCAGCCTGGAGATGGTGCTGCAACTGGTGCTGACCTTCGTGAATCAGGTCGTCGTGGGCACGCTGGGGGCGGTGGCCGTCGCGGCGGTGGGCCTGTCGGGGAGCGTGAGCTTCCTGTTTTTCGTGACGCTGGGGGCGCTGGGTTCGGGAACCAGCATCCTGGTCGCGCGGCGGGCCGGGGCGGGGGACCGGGCGGGCGTGAACGGGACGCTGACGGTGGCCCTGCTGGTGAGTGTGCTGCTGGCGGCGGTGGCGACGGTGCCGATCATCCTGGGGGCCGGGAGCCTGCTGCGGCTGGCGGGCGGCGCGCCCGACGTGACGCGGGCGGCCCTGCCGTACCTGCAAGTCAGCATGTTGTCGCTGGTGCCAGGCGTGGTGGGCTGGATTCTCAGCGGGGCGCTGCGGTCCCTGGGCCACGCCCGCACACCGATGGTCGCCACCATGATCACGGTTGCGGTGGAAAGCCTCGCTGCCCTGGGCCTGGTCTTCGGCGTCGGCCCCCTGCCGGAGCTGGGGGTGGTGGGGGCGGCGTGGGCGCTGGTGATCGCGCAGACGCTCAAGGCGCTGCTGCTCGCGGCGCTGGTGTATGGGCCGCGCCACCTGGCCGCCTTCGCCCTGCCCGCGCCGGGGACACGCCGGGCCGTGGCGCTGCCCCTCCTCACCCTCTCGGCCCCGATCGGGTTTACCGAGTTCGTGTGGAGCCTGGGGGGCTTCATCTACGCCGCCGTGTTCGCGCGCGTGGGCACGCAGGCGCTCGCCGCCAGCCAGATCGTCGGCACGCTGGAGGGCATCTTCATCGTGGGGTCTTTCGGCCTGATGAGTTCGGCCACCGTGCTGGTGGGGCGGGCGCTGGGCGCGGGCGACGGCTCCGGCGCGCAGGCCTGGCTGGGGCGGGTGAGCCGCGCCGGACTCCTCACCGGGCTGGGCTTCGGCCTGCTGTTCGCCCTCAGCGCCCTGTTGCTGCCGCTGCTGTTTCCCGCCGTCGGTGCGGATGTGCGCGCCATCGCGGTGGGCGGCATCCTGATCAACGCCGCCGCGCAGGTCGTCAAGGTCCGCAACATGATCCTGGGCGGCGGCGCCCTCCCCAGCGTCGGGGACGGCAAGGGCGTGATTACCGGCGACGTGGTCGGCGCGTTCGTGGTGGGGCTGCCGCTCGCTATTTTCCTGGGGCTGTACACTCCGCTGGGCGTCTGGGGCGTGTTCCTGGCAAGGATCGCGGACGAACTCGCCAAGGTCAGCATCTTCGAGTGGCGGCGGCGCCGGGTGAACTGGGAGGCACTCGCGGCGGCGCAGCGGGGGCAGGAGGTGGCGGCGCACTGA
- a CDS encoding pyridoxamine 5'-phosphate oxidase family protein yields the protein MTDFYDPQFRDPSISRRPQNRRDDAWIRALLGRVNVGRVATVWEGEDGAAFPFITPLAFAYRPETHDLVYHTNVAGRLRANTEHGQPARATFEASEIGALLPSNDPLELTVQYRSVIAFGAARLLTEPEEAREALRVLSERAFPDLRVGVQTRPISDTDLARTTVYSLAIERWSGKENWAEAATQTEDWPALSPRLLRPRPLTVTS from the coding sequence ATGACCGACTTTTACGACCCCCAGTTCCGCGACCCGTCCATCAGCCGACGCCCCCAGAACCGCCGCGACGACGCCTGGATTCGTGCCCTGCTGGGCCGGGTGAACGTGGGCCGGGTGGCGACCGTCTGGGAAGGGGAGGACGGAGCCGCCTTCCCGTTCATCACGCCGCTGGCCTTCGCCTACCGCCCGGAGACGCACGACCTCGTCTACCACACGAATGTCGCCGGGCGGCTGCGGGCGAACACCGAGCACGGCCAGCCTGCCCGCGCCACCTTCGAGGCGTCCGAGATCGGCGCCCTCCTGCCCAGCAACGATCCCCTCGAACTGACGGTGCAGTACCGCAGTGTGATCGCCTTCGGCGCGGCCCGTCTCCTCACCGAACCGGAGGAGGCGCGCGAGGCGTTGCGCGTCCTGTCCGAAAGGGCTTTTCCTGATCTGCGGGTGGGCGTGCAGACGCGGCCCATCTCGGACACCGACCTCGCGCGCACCACCGTCTATTCGCTCGCCATCGAACGCTGGAGCGGCAAGGAGAACTGGGCGGAGGCCGCGACGCAGACGGAAGACTGGCCCGCCCTGTCGCCGCGTCTGCTGCGGCCCCGGCCCCTCACGGTGACGTCATGA
- a CDS encoding ABC transporter substrate-binding protein: protein MTRTLSLLTATLLATAAHAQTATSVRLGYFPNLTHAPALIGLERGTFQKALGNVKLDARSFVSGTTLMEAFAAGQLDIAYVGPGPAINAATRGMPLQFIAGASEAGAVLVARRDSGIKTYKDLAGKRVAVPSLGNTQDISLRHILKEQGLKAQTDGGNVNVTPVPPADVLAAFAANRVDAALVPEPWGAALEAQGHGLVGNEKTVWRGGQYPSTILIVNTKFAQANPALVTAFLKAHADAVAFLNQKPAAAQAAVNNQLEKLTGQKLDPRVLQRAFTRTRFTTNLDLGALNEYAALNVEAGYARSVPDLKAFVKK, encoded by the coding sequence ATGACCCGAACCCTGAGCCTGCTGACCGCCACCCTGCTCGCCACCGCCGCCCACGCGCAGACCGCCACGAGCGTTCGCCTCGGCTACTTCCCCAACCTCACGCACGCGCCCGCGCTGATCGGGCTGGAGCGGGGCACCTTCCAGAAGGCTCTGGGGAACGTGAAGCTGGATGCTCGGAGCTTCGTCTCCGGCACCACGTTGATGGAAGCTTTCGCCGCCGGGCAGCTCGATATCGCCTACGTCGGTCCCGGCCCGGCCATCAACGCGGCCACGCGCGGGATGCCCCTTCAGTTCATCGCGGGCGCGAGCGAGGCGGGCGCGGTGCTGGTGGCGCGCAGGGACAGCGGCATCAAGACGTACAAGGACCTGGCCGGAAAACGGGTGGCCGTCCCCAGCCTGGGCAACACGCAGGACATCAGTCTGCGCCACATCCTCAAGGAGCAGGGCCTCAAGGCGCAGACGGACGGCGGCAACGTGAACGTGACGCCGGTCCCGCCCGCCGACGTGCTGGCCGCCTTCGCCGCGAACCGGGTGGACGCCGCGCTGGTACCTGAACCCTGGGGCGCGGCGCTGGAGGCGCAGGGGCACGGGCTGGTCGGCAACGAGAAGACCGTGTGGCGCGGGGGGCAGTACCCCAGCACCATCCTGATCGTGAACACGAAGTTCGCGCAGGCGAACCCGGCGCTGGTGACGGCCTTCCTGAAGGCACACGCGGACGCGGTGGCGTTCCTCAACCAGAAACCCGCCGCCGCGCAGGCTGCCGTCAACAACCAGTTGGAGAAGCTAACCGGGCAGAAACTCGACCCCCGCGTGCTGCAACGGGCCTTCACCCGCACGCGCTTCACGACCAACCTCGACCTCGGCGCGCTGAACGAATATGCGGCGCTGAACGTGGAAGCCGGATACGCGCGCAGCGTGCCGGACCTCAAGGCCTTTGTGAAGAAGTGA
- a CDS encoding aspartate aminotransferase family protein: MTTTNTSKWLDAEMRYDSGVYNKHQVVMVRGQGATVWDEQGRAYIDCVAGYGVANIGHCHPDVVKAIQEQAARLIVMPQTLPNDKRAEFLAELVSVLPGDLDRVFLCNSGTEAMEAAKKFAITATGRSRFVSMKRGFSGRSLGALAFTWEPKYREPFGEAVDNKHVDFVSYGNIDELRAAVTDQTAAVILEPVQGEGGVRPVSPEFIQAAREITREKGALLILDEIQTGFCRTGKMFASEHFGVVPDGMTLAKAMAGGVPVGAFVMTSEVADRMPAGGHGTTFGGNPLAMAAGIAAIRAMKNENMAEQAREKGAYFMEKLRAIRSPKIREVRGLGLMIGVELKEKSAPYIAALEHEEGVLTLAATPLVVRFLPPITISKEQIDQVVDAFERVLESVNPRAVPAQEVREDKQTE; the protein is encoded by the coding sequence ATGACCACAACCAACACCAGCAAGTGGCTCGACGCCGAGATGCGCTATGACTCCGGCGTCTACAACAAGCACCAGGTCGTGATGGTGCGCGGCCAGGGCGCGACGGTCTGGGACGAGCAGGGCCGCGCCTACATCGACTGCGTGGCCGGGTACGGCGTGGCGAACATCGGCCACTGCCACCCCGACGTGGTGAAGGCCATTCAGGAACAGGCCGCCCGCCTGATCGTGATGCCCCAGACCCTCCCCAACGACAAGCGCGCCGAGTTCCTGGCCGAACTGGTGAGCGTGCTGCCCGGCGACCTGGACCGCGTCTTCCTGTGCAACAGCGGCACCGAGGCGATGGAGGCGGCCAAGAAGTTCGCCATCACCGCGACAGGCCGCTCCCGCTTCGTGAGTATGAAGCGCGGCTTCTCGGGCCGCTCGCTGGGGGCCCTCGCCTTCACCTGGGAACCCAAGTACCGCGAGCCGTTCGGGGAGGCGGTGGACAACAAGCACGTGGACTTCGTGTCCTACGGGAACATTGACGAACTGCGCGCGGCGGTCACCGACCAGACTGCCGCCGTCATTCTGGAACCCGTGCAGGGCGAGGGCGGCGTGCGGCCCGTGTCTCCCGAGTTCATCCAGGCCGCCCGTGAGATCACCCGCGAAAAGGGCGCCCTCCTGATCCTCGACGAGATTCAGACGGGCTTCTGCCGCACCGGCAAGATGTTCGCCAGCGAGCATTTCGGCGTGGTGCCCGACGGTATGACGCTGGCGAAGGCGATGGCGGGCGGTGTGCCGGTCGGCGCTTTTGTGATGACCTCGGAAGTCGCGGACCGGATGCCCGCGGGCGGCCACGGCACCACCTTCGGCGGCAACCCGCTGGCGATGGCCGCCGGGATCGCCGCCATCCGCGCCATGAAGAACGAGAACATGGCCGAGCAGGCCCGTGAGAAAGGCGCCTACTTCATGGAGAAACTCCGCGCCATCCGCTCCCCCAAGATCCGCGAGGTGCGCGGCCTGGGTCTGATGATCGGTGTGGAACTCAAGGAAAAGAGCGCCCCCTACATCGCGGCCCTCGAACACGAGGAAGGCGTGCTGACCCTCGCCGCGACGCCGCTGGTCGTGCGCTTCCTGCCACCCATCACCATCAGCAAGGAGCAGATCGATCAGGTGGTCGACGCTTTCGAGCGCGTGCTGGAGAGTGTCAATCCCCGCGCGGTCCCGGCACAGGAGGTGCGGGAGGACAAGCAGACGGAGTAA